One genomic segment of Alosa sapidissima isolate fAloSap1 chromosome 13, fAloSap1.pri, whole genome shotgun sequence includes these proteins:
- the LOC121679823 gene encoding calsenilin-like isoform X3, giving the protein MVIQGMEVFAITVVVLMFFLVLKQFGIWEPLSLEDDISESELELATVRHQPEGLDQLQSQTKFTRKELQSLYRGFKNECPSGLVDEETFKMIYSQFFPQGDATTYAHFLFNAFDTDRSGSIRFEDFVIGLSVLLRGSVNEKLRWAFNLYDINKDGYITKEEMLAIMKSIYDMMGRYTTPSVKEDAPFVHVEKFFQKMDKNKDGVVTFDEFIETCQKDENIMCSMQLFENVI; this is encoded by the exons ATGGTGATTCAGGGAATGGAAGTCTTTGCTATTACTGTGGTGgtcttgatgttttttttggtgCTCAAGCAGTTTGGAATCtgggagcctctctctctcgaag atg acatcagtGAGAGCGAGCTGGAACTGGCCACCGTCCGACACCAGCCCGAGGGACTGGACCAGCTGCAGTCCCAGACCAAGTTCACCCGCAAGGAGCTGCAGTCGCTCTACAGAGGCTTCAAAAAT GAATGCCCAAGTGGTCTGGTGGATGAAGAAACCTTCAAGATGATATATTCCCAGTTCTTCCCACAAGGAG ATGCCACCACATACGCACACTTCCTCTTCAATGCATTTGATACAGACCGAAGCGGCTCCATACGCTTTGAG GACTTTGTAATAGGTCTCTCAGTGCTTCTAAGAGGCTCAGTGAATGAGAAGCTGCGATGGGCCTTCAACCTTTATGACATCAACAAGGATGGCTACATCACCAAAGAG GAGATGCTGGCCATTATGAAGTCCATATATGATATGATGGGAAGATACACGACCCCCAGCGTCAAAGAGGATGCCCCGTTTGTGCATGTCGAGAAGTTCTTCCAG AAAATGGACAAGAACAAAGATGGAGTCGTCACCTTTGATGAATTTATAGAGACATGTCAGAAG GATGAGAACATCATGTGTTCTATGCAGCTGTTTGAGAACGTCATCTGA